A region of the Curtobacterium flaccumfaciens pv. betae genome:
TCGACACCGCGCCGAGCCACAGGAACGGCATCCCGATCCGGCTCACCCCGTGGGCGATGACGTTCCACCCCGCGTGGGCGACGGCGGCGGACAGGACGAGGAGGACGGCGAGCGGTGTCACGGCAGGACCTTCTGCCCGGCGCGCGGCGCGACGGGCGAGGTCCTCCAGGCTTTTGTCCGTTCAGATGACGGCCCGCGTTCGGTGGCGGACCGTGGCGCCGCTCGGACCAGTCGGACGGGGAGTCCCGGAACCCTAGGCGCTGTCGACGGGGACGCTAACACCGCCGAGGCGGCCGCCGCCAACCTGTCCGGACAGGCGCTGACGCGCGTTCACGCGCCGTTCGGCGGACGTTCCCCGGCGCCGTCAGATCGTGTCCGGTCCGGAAGCCGCAGACGAGCGGACGGGAGGCCCGTGGCGGGTCCGCCACGGGCCTCCCGTCGGTCGCTGGGCACGCTCAGGCGCGAGACGGCAGACCTACGCGGTCTGCTGACCGCCGTTCCGCACCCGGGTGACCTCCTGTCGGGTGAACGCGATGTGATCCGGGTCGTCGACGTGCGGGAGCGCTTCGGCGAGGTCGTGGATCGCGGTCAGCAGCACGCGGCGTCGTCGGCGCTCCTGCCGGGATCCGGCCGCCTTGACGTACCGCCGCCGAGTCTTCCGGGTACCGACGACGGCGTCGAGTTCGTCCCTCGAGAGCAGCCCCGCCGCCACCTCGGGCGCGAGCACCGTGCGGAGGTCCTCCTGCTCGGGGCGGACCGCGAACCGGAAGACGCGGAACACCACGAACACGACGATCACCGTCAGGATCGCGATGAACACCAGGTTGAAGGCCTGCAAGGGGCCGACGAGCGCGCCGAGGTCGTCCCAGAGGCCGTGCATGGCCATCGCGAGGACCATCAGCCCGACACCCAACCCCACCCGTCGGCGCTGGACGGGACTGCCGGCGAGCAGGAACAGCCCGGTCGCGAAGATCGCGGAGTACGCGATGTGCCCGGCGACCCCGGTCGCCATCCGGACCACCAGCGTCTCCAGCCCCGCCAGGAACGGGTGCGCGCCGAAGTTCGCACCGGAGGTCTGCGCGACGTAGAGCACGTCCTCGACGACCTGGAACCCGAGCCCGAGGAACGCCCCCAGGATGAACGCGTCGAACGTGGTCCGGACGATCCGCGGTGCCAGGGTAATCAGGAGCACCAGACCGATGCCCTTCGAGACCTCTTCGGTGAAGGGCGCGGTGAGCCCGGCTGCCCAGTCGGCGGCCCAGCGTTGCCCGAAGGTCTTGCCGTACAGGCCGAGGATCGCGTCGTTGGCGTAGATCGCCATGAAGAACGTCGCCGCGGTGGCACCCCAGAGGAACGCGTGGACCACGAGGCTGATCGGCAGGGTCGAGTACCGGTCCATCGCACGGGTCGCCCACCAGAACAGGGCCGCGTAGAGGACCAGGACCAGGCTGTTGGTCGTGACCGCCGAGGCGAACGGTGCCGCGGCCGGCTGCACGAACTTCACCGCGTTCCAGAGGCCGGCGATCACCAGCACCCAGAACACCCAGAACGCGGCGTTCCGCGGCTGGAACACCTCCATCCGCAGGCCCCATCCGGACCGTTCGAAGACGGCCGTCCGCGCCTGCTCCAGCTCGGTCGGCACCGACGACACGGTGACCGTCCCCGTGGTGCGCTCGCGATCCCGTCGGAACAGGTTCAGCCTCAGGATCCGGCTCCTTCGACCGTGATCGACGACAGGGCCTGCCCGATCAGGGTGGCCGTCCTCGTCGGTGTGCTGTTCGGCGTGCTGATGACGACTTCGACACCGACGCCGTCCGCGACGAACGCGGCGATGGCGCCGTCGTTCCGGACGTCACGGAACTCGCTGATCACCCCGCGCACCCCGGACGCCGTCGTGATGGGCGTCACCGTCGACCGGAGCGCCTGCGTGCCGGTGGCCGCGTTGGTGGTCTGGATCTGCCGCAGCAGTGCGCGCGGCGTGCCCACGAACGTGCCGGTCCGGAGCGTGATCGACGTCGTGCCGTCGAACACGGTCGCGGATGCCGGGTAGGTGCCGCCGGCTTCGGCGTCACCGGTGAGGACACCGTCACTGATGCCCCACCCGGCCGGCGGTGTGAACTCGACGTCCTGCTTCAGCGACATCGTGCTCCCCGCCGGGACCGTCTCGGTGAACGACACCTGGTCGTTGAGCCACGGCACACCCCAGTGCATGATCGCGGCGGTCGCCAGCACGATCACCGCGGGGAGGACCGTCCGGCGGTCCAGCCCCCACCAGCGTCGGTCAGCCGGCACCCACCGATGCCGCCGACCGGTGGTCTCCATCGGGAGCGTCATGCGACGTCCGCCGATCCGGGCTGCGCTGCCAGGACGATCGGGACGGCGAGCATCCACCACCGACGACGTTCCGTGAACGGTGAGGGCGCGGTCCACGCCTCGGCTGCCCAACCAGCCTGCCGGGTGAGGAGCAGGCCGCCCCAGATAGCTCGCGGGATGGTCCGGGTGCTGCGGATGTCGGTCACGGGTCCTGCTCTCGAGTCGGTGTCGCTGCGGGGCGGGGCTGTCCGTCGTCAGGGAGACACCGGCCAGGGCATGAAGCCCCCTCAGGTCTCAGGGGAAGTATGCCCGGATGCCGCGTTCTCCGGCCAGACCGACTGCGGCCGGGCGTGGCGGGTTCAGTCGCGGTCGCTGCCCTGCGGCTTCGGCAGGTACGGCTGGATGGCCGCCGCGAGGGCCGCCGGCGTCATCGACTGCAGCCAGATCCGGCCCGGACCGTGCACCTCGGCGAGGAACATCGAGTCACCGAACACCTTGTTCTTGATGCCCTTCACCGTGGCGAACTCGACCGACGTGCCCGCGCGGTACATCGCCAGGTGCCCCGGGTGGACCAGCAGCGACTCCCCCGCGGCGAGCTCGACCTCGGTGAGTTCGCCGGCGAGCTGCACCCAGGCCGTCCCCGAGCCCGACAGCGCTTGGAACACCACGCCCGCGCCACCGAAGATCCCCGCTCCGAGGCGCTTCTGGAAGCCGACGGACACGTCGACGTCGGCGGTGCTCGCCATGTACGAGCCGGACTGCACCAGGAACTGGTCCGCCGGGTCCACCGTGATCTCGCGGATCGTGCCGGGGAGGCTCGCGGCGAACGTGATCCGTCCGCCGGCGGCCGACGCCGTGTACTCGGTGAGGAACAGCTGCCCGCCGCCGAGCGCACGCTTGAGGCCCCCGAGGAACCCGCCGCTACCGCCGTGCGCGGTCGAGGTGTCCATGCCGAACCCGGGGGTCAGCCAGGCGACGTCACCGCCCTCGGCCACGATGCGTTCACCCGCGTCGAGCGCGAGCGTCAGGACGGGCATGGTCGTTCCGGAGATCTCGCTGCGCATCGTTGCTCTTCCCTCGTGTCGCCGGTCCGTCGGTCGGGGCTCCGACCGACGCCGCTGGCGTCGAGCCCAGGATGGCGGAAGCAGCTCGACCTGCCAAGGGTGGGTCGGGCACTGGTCGCGCCGGGCGACGGACTGGAGGCCCGTGGCGGCGTCGCCACGGACCTCCAGTCCGTCTGGTGGTGCGGACCGACGGCCGCTACGCGGCCACGAGGTACTCGTCCCACTCCGCCTGCGGACGCTCGATGCCGCGCACGACCCACGAGGACCCGTGCGGTACCTTCGGCGGGAACCGGAGGCGCCACCCCATCTCCTGCGGGGTGCGGTCGCCCTTGGTGTTGTTGCAGGCCAGGCAGCAGGCGACGAGGTTCTCCCACGAGTCCTGCCCACCGCGCGACCGCGGCTGCACGTGGTCGATCGTTGTGGCGTGGCGGCCGCAGTAGGCACAGTGGTTGCCGTCCCGACGCAGCACACCGCGACGGGACACCGGCACGAGCCTGGAGTGCGGGATGCGCACGTAGCGGGTGAGGATGATGACGGACGGACGGTCGTAGCTCGACGTCGACCCGGTGACCGGGTGTTCGACGTCGGCGGCGACGATGGCGGCCTTCTGGTTCATGACCAGCACGAGGGCTCGTCGGAACGAGATCACCGCGAGGGGCTCGTAACCGGCGTTGAGGACGAGAGTGCGCATGGGTTCCCTTCCGACGTGCCTGGACGGCTTCCAGGCGCTGCGGGTGCGTCGGACCGACGACGCGAACGGGTGAGGACGACCTGTTCACACCCCTGGAACCACGAAGAGCACCACCCGGATGGGCAGTGCTCTCGTCATGCAGGGGCGTGCTCGTGCACGCAGGCTGTGCTCGACCATATGTCGACGCGCGCGCGCCGACCCATGGTGCGGGTCGTGCGGAACATCGACATGAGGGTCTCCTGTTCGCGCCGGTGCGGACCGGTGCAGCGTCAGGTTAACCCAGAAACCGGCCCGGCACGAGGGTGCGCGGGCCGGTTCCGGTGAAGTTCACACGCCGGAGGGACAGTGGTCGCTAGATGCCGAAACGGACGATGTGGTAGTCGCTGGTCCAGATCGGGCGGATCTGCACGGTGCCACCGGGCTTCGGAGCGTCCATGATCATGCCGTTCCCCATGTAGAAGCCGTCGTGCGCCTCGTTGTTGAAGATGACGACGTCACCGGGCTGCGCCTCGGACTCGGGGATCGTGGTGCCGGCCTGGTCCTGCAGCGGCACCGAGTGCGCGACGTTGATGCCGTACTGGGCGTACACGAACATGATGAAGCCCGAGCAGTCGAAGCCCGACGGGTCCGCGCCACCGAAGACGTAGGGGGTGCCGATGTACTGCTTGCCGGTGGCGACCACGGCCGGCAGCGAGAACGGGGTGTCGGCGGCGGACGAACTGGCCGCGTACTCGGCGGCGGTCGGCCCGGTGTACGAGGAGTACTGCTTCGCCGTCGCAGCGCGGGCGGTCTGGGTCTGCTCGGCCTGCTCGGCGGCTTCCTTCGCTGCGGCGGCCTGGTCGGCGGCGGCCTGCTTGGCGGCCTTCTCGGCGTCGAGCGTCGCGGTGGAGGTCGCGCCGAAGCCGTCACGGCTCGTGTCGGCGAGCGCCACGGCGTCGGAGACCGACAGTTCCTGGCTCTGGTTGGCCCGGACCTGACGCTGGGCGTCGGCGGCGGCGGCGGCGGTCGAGTTGCTCGAGGTCGTCGCGGCGAAGGCCGGGGCGACCGCGACCGTGCCGAACATGCCGGCGGCCACGGTGAGGACGACCGGCGCGAGGAACTTGCGCTTGCGCGACGACGAGCTGGCCTTCGCGGTGCTCGCGGCTGCGGCGGCCTGCGCGGCACGTCGACCACCGGGCAGCGGGGCGGAGCGCACCGGCACGACCTTGCGGACCGGGCGGCCCTCGGTCTCGCGCACGGCCCGTCGGGTGAGCGGGGCGGTGGTGGCGTTCTCGGTGTTCGTCGGGTTCGCGGGCGTCTGGTCGTCCGCGGCGGTACCGGTCTGCGTCAAGAGGTGGGTCTCCAACGTCTCGTCATCACGCCGCCGTGGGTGTCCGGCAGTGTGCAACCCCATCCGTTCGTCATCGTTTCCGATCGAGGCAGGAGACGGGTTCGAGACGTCCTGCCACGGGTCTCCGGCTCAGGGGCAGCGCGGCGACTCGGACGAGTGTACGGAGGCGTCGTTACCGTGTCGAGACCAAACGCCCCGGAGGTAACGAAACGGTAAAGACTCTCAGGGAGGAACAGGAACGGTCAGTCCCGCTCGATGTAGACGTGCTGCGCGACCTCGATGGGCAGCTCGATGCCCGAGTCCTCGCCCTCGACGCGGACCGCGACGTAGGCGCCCGCACGCTGCACGCTCGCCATGCGCCCGGGCATGACCCCGGCGGTGCGGAGCTGGTGCAGGAGCTCCGGTTCGAACTGCACGGGCTCGCCCAGGCGTCGGAGGACCCCGGTCGTGACGGCGTCGGTGCCCTCGGTCGCGGCGACGATGTTCTGGACACCGTCGAGGAACCCGGCGGCCGCGGGTCCACCGATCTCGGCCAGTCCGGGGATCGGGTTGCCGTACGGCGACTCCGTCGGGTTGCCGAGCATCTCGAGCAGGCGGACCTCGACCTGCTCGCTCATGACGTGCTCCCACCGGCAGGCCTCGTCGTGCACGAAGGCCCAGTCGAGTCCGATGACGTCGGCCAGCAGGCGTTCGGCCAGACGGTGCTTGCGCATCACGTGGGTGGCACGGGAACGACCTTCGTCGGTGAGCTCCAGGTGGCGGTCACCGGAGACGACGACCAGGCCGTCGCGCTCCATGCGGGCGATGGTCTGCGAGACCGTCGGGCCCGAGTGTCCGAGGCGCTCGGAGATGCGCGCGCGCAGCGGCACGATCGCCTCTTCCTCGAGGTCGAGGATGGTGCGAAGGTACATCTCCGTGGTGTCGACGAGATCGGTCACGGTCCGCCTCTCATGTCTGGGCCCAGCGCCGACCACACTACTTGTTCGCACCGACGAACACCGACCGGCGCCCGGGTGCACGTGAGAAAGGGTCATCCGACGCGGTGGATGAGCGGGTCGAACCCTCCCCGTCCGGCCGGTACACGGGCTCGGGCAGGCGGATCGTCGTCGGTAGGATCGGTGCATGGCAGACATCGTCATCCCGGCCGAACTCCTCCCCACCGACGGTCGCTTCGGCTGCGGTCCGTCGAAGATCCGCGGCGCCCAGCTCGAGTCCCTCGTGACGCGCGGCGCCACGATCCTCGGCACCTCGCACCGCCAGAAGCCCGTGAAGGACCTGGTCGGCAGCGTCCGCTCCGGCCTCGCCGACCTGTTCCAGATCCCCGAGGGCTACGAGGTCGTCCTCGGCAACGGCGGCTCGACCGCGTTCTGGGACGCCGCCGCGTTCGGCCTCATCGAGCGCCGTGCCGAGAACCTGTCCTTCGGCGAGTTCGGGTCGAAGTTCGCCAAGGCCGCAGCGGCCCCGTGGCTCGAGGCTCCGCACGTCGTCGAGGCACCGGGTGGCTCCCTCGCCGCACTCGAATCGGTCGAGGGCGTGGACGTCTACGCCTACCCGCACAACGAGACCTCGACGGGTGTCATGGCTCCGGTCGTCCGCGCGACCGGTGACGCCGGCGCCCTCACCGTCGTCGACGCGACCAGCGCCGCCGGTGGCGCCCTGTTCGATGTCAGCGCCACCGACGTCTACTACTTCGCCCCGCAGAAGAACTTCGCCTCGGACGGCGGCCTGTGGCTCGCGCTGCTCTCCCCCGCCGCAATCGAGCGGATCGAGCGGATCGCCGCCTCCGACCGGTACATCCCGGAGTTCCTGTCGCTCAAGAACGCCGTCGACAACTCGCGCCTGAACCAGACCCTGAACACCCCGGCGATCTCCACGCTGCTGCTCCTCGACGAGCAGGTGCGGTGGATGAACGAGTCCGGTGGCCTGGCGTGGGCGGGCCTCCGCACGAAGACCTCGTCGTCGACCATCTACGACTGGGCCGAGGCCAGCGACTGGGCGACCCCGTTCGTCACCGACCCCGCCGCTCGCTCCCAGGTCGTCGCCACGATCGACCTCGACGACTCGATCGACGCCAAGGCCGTGGCCGCGACCCTGCGTGCGAACGGCATCGTCGACACCGAGCCGTACCGGAAGCTCGGCCGCAACCAGCTGCGCGTCGCGACGTTCACCGCGATCGACCCGGACGACGTCGCGAAGCTCGTGCGCGCGATCGACTTCACGATCGACGCCCTGCGCTGACCTCGGGGACACCCGCCGGAACGAGGACGGGCCCGGCACCACCGGATCGGTGGTGCCGGGCCCGTTCGTCGGTCCGGGTCAGGCGCGGTGGAAGCCCGGGTCGGCCTCGCCGGCGTCGAGCTGGTCGACCTCGAGATCGGCGTCGGGCTCGAACGGCTGCACGCGGCGGGCACGGCGGCGACGGGGCGGCTGCGCGGCCTCGTCCTCGGCGGCGGAGGTGTCAGTGTCGCTGTCGCTCACATCGGCGAGCGCATCGACGTCGACACCCTCGATGTCGTCGTCGTCCGACTCGTCGAGGTCGTCCTCGTCGGCGTCGAACTCGTCGTCATCGTCATCGTCGTCCGACTCGTCGTCGTCCTCGTCGTCATCCGACTCGTCGTAGTCGTCGTCCTCGTCCGAGTCCTCGTCGTCGTCTTCGTCGTCCGACTCGTCGTCGTCTTCGTCGTCATCGGACTCGTCGTCGTAGTCCTCGTCGTCGGAGTCCTCGTCGGAGTCATCGTCCGACGCGTCCTCGGCACCGTCCTCGCCCTCGTGCTCCTGCGCGGCCCGGTACTCGGCCAGTCGCTCGGACCACGGCACCCACTCGGGCGCGACGAGCGAGCCGTCCCCGGGCATCAGCTCGACCTCGAGGACGGTCGGTTCGTCGTCGCCGACCTTGGCGACGCTGACGGTCCACCGCCACCCGGGGTAGCCGGGCAGCCGGTTGGCGAACAGGACGGACACGACGCCGTCCCCTTCGTCCACGGTGCCGACGGGTGCACCGACGGTCGACTCCGGGGTGACCTCGAGCAACGCCCCGCGCGCCAGGTCGGTGTAGTCGATGGGCGCTGCGTCGATGGGCGCTGCGTCGATGGGCGCTGCGTCGATGGACGCTGCGTCGGTCGACGCTGCGTCGATGGACGCTGCGTCGGGAGCCGTCTCGGCCCCTGCTGTCTCGGACTCGGTCATGGGGTCACGCCTCCAACTGGTCTGCGACGTGCCGCAGGATGGCGGCGATGCGATCGCCGTTCTTCGGGTAGCGGCCGTGGCGGAGGTCTCCGCTGATCCGGTCGAGTTCCTTCACCAGGTCCTCGACGATCACGGCCATGTCGTCCGCGGAGCGACGGGTCATCCGCGACAGCGACGGCTGGGGCTCGAGCAGCCGCACGGACAACGCCTGCGACCCCTTCTTGCCCTGGACGACGCCGTACTCCAGCCGCGTGCCGGCCTTGACGGTCACGACGCCGTCGGGCAGCGACGACGCGTGCAGGAACACCTGGTCGCCGTCGTCTCCGGTGATGAAGCCGAAGCCCTTGTCGTCGTCGTAGAACTTGACCTTGCCGGTGGGCATGCGTGGACTCCTCGAGGTCGTGGTACGGCCGTGGTGCGTCGGATATCCTGGGTCGATGGCCAAGCCGACCCGATCAACCGGGAACCCGCAGGACTCCGCAGAACCCCCGGTGACGTTCAATCGTACCGAACGCGCTCTGGCGTTCATGATCGGTGGGATCATCATCCTCGGCTTGCTCTGCTTCGTCGCGATGATCATCATGTGGCTCACCGCACCTGCTGCCCGGGGTGCGATGCCGTGGCCGGTGGTCATGGCGATCCCGCTCTTCGGCTTCCCGATCGCCATGGTGCTGGTCTTCACGCTCCTCGGCATCACCTGGACACGTCGCGCACGAGCGAACCGGACGGCTCGCTGACGTCCGCCCCGGACGCTGGCACCGGACGATGACGACCACCGCCGACCTCGCCGCCCGACTCCGGGCGATGCCGGACGATGCGCTCGAGCGCCTCGTCGCGGCGAGGCGACTCCCCACCGCTGCACTCGCCGAGACCGGCCCGCAGCGCATCACCGACTTCTTCGACCTCGCCGAGGCGCTCCGCAGCGACGACGCCGTGGACGCCGCCGTCGAGCACCTGCCGCGCGCGACGATCCTCGCACTGCGTGAGGGCGGCGCCGTCGACGCGCTCGGCCCCGCGATCGAGCTCGGCCTCGCCGACGAGGACGGCGCAGTCGACGACGCGGTCGCCGCTCGCGTGGCCACCCACCCCGACCTCACCTCGCTCGACGAGCAGCCTGGAGGCCCGGAGCAGGTCCGCCCCGCTGCTCCCGCCCTCGACGCCGCGGCGCTCGAGCGTGCGCGCACCACCGGCGCGGAGCAGGCGTTCGCGACGATGACCGTGCTCGCCGAACTGCTGCGGGCGGTCGACGCCGGCGCGGTCCGCGAACTCGTCAAGGGCGGGATCGGCATGCCGCTCGCCCGCACCCTCGCCGAGCGCATCGGCACCGACGCCGAACTCGTCGCGGGTCGCCTGGCGCTGCTCGACGGCATCGGGTTCGCCGACCCCGACACCGGACGCTGGATCGTCACCGACGCCGGGCACGCCTGGTTGCTCGCCGGCTGGCCGGAGCGCTGGGTGTCGCTGGTGGCCGCGTGGTCGGACACGCTCCCGCCCGCCGTGCACCAGGTGCTCGACCTGGCCGACGGGGACCTGCGTGACCTCGTGCCGCTCGGGCGCTGGGCGTACCCGGCGGGGTCCCGCTGGCTCG
Encoded here:
- a CDS encoding PrsW family intramembrane metalloprotease, whose protein sequence is MPTELEQARTAVFERSGWGLRMEVFQPRNAAFWVFWVLVIAGLWNAVKFVQPAAAPFASAVTTNSLVLVLYAALFWWATRAMDRYSTLPISLVVHAFLWGATAATFFMAIYANDAILGLYGKTFGQRWAADWAAGLTAPFTEEVSKGIGLVLLITLAPRIVRTTFDAFILGAFLGLGFQVVEDVLYVAQTSGANFGAHPFLAGLETLVVRMATGVAGHIAYSAIFATGLFLLAGSPVQRRRVGLGVGLMVLAMAMHGLWDDLGALVGPLQAFNLVFIAILTVIVVFVVFRVFRFAVRPEQEDLRTVLAPEVAAGLLSRDELDAVVGTRKTRRRYVKAAGSRQERRRRRVLLTAIHDLAEALPHVDDPDHIAFTRQEVTRVRNGGQQTA
- a CDS encoding AIM24 family protein — translated: MRSEISGTTMPVLTLALDAGERIVAEGGDVAWLTPGFGMDTSTAHGGSGGFLGGLKRALGGGQLFLTEYTASAAGGRITFAASLPGTIREITVDPADQFLVQSGSYMASTADVDVSVGFQKRLGAGIFGGAGVVFQALSGSGTAWVQLAGELTEVELAAGESLLVHPGHLAMYRAGTSVEFATVKGIKNKVFGDSMFLAEVHGPGRIWLQSMTPAALAAAIQPYLPKPQGSDRD
- a CDS encoding HNH endonuclease; the encoded protein is MRTLVLNAGYEPLAVISFRRALVLVMNQKAAIVAADVEHPVTGSTSSYDRPSVIILTRYVRIPHSRLVPVSRRGVLRRDGNHCAYCGRHATTIDHVQPRSRGGQDSWENLVACCLACNNTKGDRTPQEMGWRLRFPPKVPHGSSWVVRGIERPQAEWDEYLVAA
- a CDS encoding C40 family peptidase — its product is METHLLTQTGTAADDQTPANPTNTENATTAPLTRRAVRETEGRPVRKVVPVRSAPLPGGRRAAQAAAAASTAKASSSSRKRKFLAPVVLTVAAGMFGTVAVAPAFAATTSSNSTAAAAADAQRQVRANQSQELSVSDAVALADTSRDGFGATSTATLDAEKAAKQAAADQAAAAKEAAEQAEQTQTARAATAKQYSSYTGPTAAEYAASSSAADTPFSLPAVVATGKQYIGTPYVFGGADPSGFDCSGFIMFVYAQYGINVAHSVPLQDQAGTTIPESEAQPGDVVIFNNEAHDGFYMGNGMIMDAPKPGGTVQIRPIWTSDYHIVRFGI
- a CDS encoding metal-dependent transcriptional regulator — encoded protein: MTDLVDTTEMYLRTILDLEEEAIVPLRARISERLGHSGPTVSQTIARMERDGLVVVSGDRHLELTDEGRSRATHVMRKHRLAERLLADVIGLDWAFVHDEACRWEHVMSEQVEVRLLEMLGNPTESPYGNPIPGLAEIGGPAAAGFLDGVQNIVAATEGTDAVTTGVLRRLGEPVQFEPELLHQLRTAGVMPGRMASVQRAGAYVAVRVEGEDSGIELPIEVAQHVYIERD
- the serC gene encoding phosphoserine transaminase, yielding MADIVIPAELLPTDGRFGCGPSKIRGAQLESLVTRGATILGTSHRQKPVKDLVGSVRSGLADLFQIPEGYEVVLGNGGSTAFWDAAAFGLIERRAENLSFGEFGSKFAKAAAAPWLEAPHVVEAPGGSLAALESVEGVDVYAYPHNETSTGVMAPVVRATGDAGALTVVDATSAAGGALFDVSATDVYYFAPQKNFASDGGLWLALLSPAAIERIERIAASDRYIPEFLSLKNAVDNSRLNQTLNTPAISTLLLLDEQVRWMNESGGLAWAGLRTKTSSSTIYDWAEASDWATPFVTDPAARSQVVATIDLDDSIDAKAVAATLRANGIVDTEPYRKLGRNQLRVATFTAIDPDDVAKLVRAIDFTIDALR
- a CDS encoding DUF3027 domain-containing protein, coding for MTESETAGAETAPDAASIDAASTDAASIDAAPIDAAPIDAAPIDYTDLARGALLEVTPESTVGAPVGTVDEGDGVVSVLFANRLPGYPGWRWTVSVAKVGDDEPTVLEVELMPGDGSLVAPEWVPWSERLAEYRAAQEHEGEDGAEDASDDDSDEDSDDEDYDDESDDDEDDDESDDEDDDEDSDEDDDYDESDDDEDDDESDDDDDDDEFDADEDDLDESDDDDIEGVDVDALADVSDSDTDTSAAEDEAAQPPRRRRARRVQPFEPDADLEVDQLDAGEADPGFHRA
- a CDS encoding cold-shock protein — translated: MPTGKVKFYDDDKGFGFITGDDGDQVFLHASSLPDGVVTVKAGTRLEYGVVQGKKGSQALSVRLLEPQPSLSRMTRRSADDMAVIVEDLVKELDRISGDLRHGRYPKNGDRIAAILRHVADQLEA
- a CDS encoding multidrug ABC transporter ATPase; this encodes MAKPTRSTGNPQDSAEPPVTFNRTERALAFMIGGIIILGLLCFVAMIIMWLTAPAARGAMPWPVVMAIPLFGFPIAMVLVFTLLGITWTRRARANRTAR